TTTTCTCTGCCTCTCAATCCCCCCTCCCGCCCTGCGCTAGCCTGCCTCCCATGCTCGACCGTCCCCGTCGTCTGCGCCGCACCGCTGGCCTGCGCGCCCTGACCCGCGAGGTCACGCTCTCCCCACAGCACTTCATCCACCCCATCTTCGTCCACGAGGCGGACACCGAGGACCCCATCGCCACCATGCCGGGCGTGAGCCGCCACAGCGTCCCGGGCGCGGTCGAGCAGGCCAGGATGGCCCGCGACCTCGGCATCCCCAGCGTGATCCTCTTCGGCATCCCCGACCACAAGGACCCCGAAGGTAGCCAGGCGTACGCGGAGGGCGGCGTCATCCAGCGCGCGGCAGCCGCGATCAAGTCAGCCCTGCCCGAGATGGTCGTGGTCGCCGACACCTGCCTGTGCGAGTACACCGACCACGGCCACTGCGGCCCGCTGTGCCAGACGGGGGACGGCGAGTGGACGGTGGACAACGACGCGGCCCTGGGCCTCCTCGCCCGGACCGCCGTGTCCCAGGCCCGGGCGGGCGCCGACATCGTGGCGCCGAGCGCGATGATGGACGGGCAGGTCGGCGCGATCCGCTCGGCCCTCGACGAGGCGGGCTTCTCCCACGTGCCCGTCATGGCCTACGCGGTCAAGTACGCCTCGGCCTACTACGGCCCCTTCCGTGACGCGGCGGGGAGCACCCCCAGTTTCGGTAACCGGGCGTCGTACCAGATGGACCCGGCGGGCGGCGAGCGCGAGGCGCTGCGGGAGGCCAGGCTCGACGCCGAGCAGGGTGCGGACTTCCTGATGGTCAAGCCCGCGCTCGCCTACCTCGACATGGTGCGGCTGCTGCGCGACACCTTCGACCTGCCCCTCGTCGTCTACAACGTCAGCGGCGAGTACGCCCTGATGAAGGCCGCCGCCCAGGCCGGGTACATGGACGAGCGCCGCACCGTGCTCGAAACCCTGACCGGGATGCGCCGCGCCGGGGCCGACGCAATCATCACCTACCACGCGCTCGACGCCGCCCGCTGGCTCCGTGGCGAGTAGAGACGCGCTGTGGAGAGCAAGAGGGGCGAAGGGCCGCCCCTGAGCCTGGGGCCACCAAACCTCGACCGTTCAAGAAAGGAATCCAGAGTGACGAGCGAGACGTACCCCATTCGGGTGGACTGGGTGGAGACGGGGTTGTGGCCGGGTCGCCTGGGATTGACCTTCGCCCCGGGCAAGAAGGGCGCGAGCGTGCTTCAGGCGGGCGTGATCCACGACCGCGACCTGGGCGCCGACCTGGGCGGACTCGCCCGGGAGGGGGTGCAGATCATCGCGCCCCTGATCGAGGACCACGAGTTCGAGCTGCTCGGCATCTCCGAGTACCACCGGCTGGTCGAGGAACACGGCCTGACCGTCCTCGCCTGCCCGATCCGGGACCGCGACGTGCCGGGGGACCTGGGCGGCTTCGGCGCGTTCCTCGACGAGCTGATGGACGCCCTGCTCGACGGGCGCCGGGTGGTCGTCCACTGCCGGGGCGGGCTGGGCCGGGCGGGGCTCACCGCCGCCTGCCTCCTCGTTCAGGCGGGGATGCCGCCCGAGCAGGCCATCGAGCGTGTTCGGGCGGCCCGCCCTGGCGCCATCGAGACCGAGGCCCAGGCCGGGTTCGTCTACGACTTCGCCCGCCGCTGACTTCCCGCAGGAGGCCTCGCCGTGATCACCGTCGCCAACCGCATCTACGTCAATCCCGCGTACCACGACCAGTTCGAGGCCAGATTTCGCGAGCGCGCGGGGTGGGTGGATGGGATGCGTCCGGCTTCGTCGCCAACCACGTCCTGCGGCCCACGAAAAAGGGCGAGCCCTTCATCGTCCTGACCTTCTGGGAGTCGCGCGAAACGTTCGAGGCGTGGACGACCTCCGACGCCTTCCGACAAGGGCACGCTGCCGAAGGACGCCTTCACCGGGCCGAACGTGCTGGAGATTCATGAGGTCGTCCAGAGCGGCGGGCCGCGCTGAGGGCATCTGCCGCTCACCGACCCGTCAGCCACGCCGCCTACACTGAGGACATGATGAAAGCGACGCTGGCCTGCCTGAGCATCGCCGCGCTTCTCGGCTCGTGTGCCCCGGCCCTGAACCCGCCCGTCACGGGCCGCATCGTCAACGCCACGAACGGACAGGAGGGGACCGTGACCTTCTCGCCCGGTGCCCTGACCACCCGGACAGGTGATGCCCTGGGGGACAACAACACGACCATCCAGATCGGCGGCCAGACGTACGGGGGCCGCACCGTCCTGCTCGATGCCTCGACCACCGTGACCGTCCGCCCCGCCGTGGACGTGGGCTTCGGCTTCGGCACGGGCCTGTATGCCGACCCCTTCTTCGGCACGCGGGTGGGCACCACGACCCAGACGCGCGCGGGCCTGCGCACGGGCAACCTGATCGCCCGGTCCTTCGCGGCGCCCAACCGCACGATCACCTGTACCCTCCAGGTCAACGAGACTTACCGCGGAATCGGCGACTGCACGGGAAGCGACGGGGCGCGCTACGCCTTGCAGTTCTAAGGGAAGCGCTCAGCCGTCAGGGGTCAGCCGGGGAAGGCGCCTCTGACGGCTCTGCCGTTGGGCCGACCCTCAGCGTGCCGCCCGCATCAGCCGCCAGCCTAAGAGGGCCATCACCGCGCCCCAAGCGAGGTACCCGAGGTCGTAGGCGAGCCAGGAAGGCCCCGGGCGGACGTGGTGGATGCCCAGAATCTGGTGGTCGATCAGCCCCTCGACCACGTTGAACACCCCCCAGCCGAAGAGCAGGGTTCCGAGAAAGGCGGAGGTGCGCCACGTCGCGCGGCTGGCCCGCAGGCCGCTCCAGAGCAGGAACGTGCCGACCACGGTGAAGACCCAGTTCAGGCTGTGGAAGAGGCCGTCGCCCAGGGTGTTGATTCGCAGGTTCTGGACCGTGTTCGGCGGGTACGGCTCGCTCACCATGTGGTGCCACTGAAGGAGCTGGTGCAGCACGATCCCGTCGAAGAAGCCGCCCAGCCCCAGCCCGAGCAGCACGCCGCCCGCCATCCAGCGCCTCTGCTGTGCCGCCTGCTCTCCCACATGGCCCCGTGCCCCCAGTACGCTCATCGCTTCCCCCCTCCCCGAACGTTAGGCGAGCGGGAGGGGGCCGAAGGTACGGGCGCTTTCAAACAACCCCGAACTTTGCTCGGTGACAAAGGCAAGAGGCGGAAGCCTGTGCCTCCGCCCCTGTGTTCGTTGCTCTGATCGTCGACTGCTTTCCTTCTGGCCGCCCCCAGCGCGTCCCTACGACTGCTGGTACAGCACCGCGCGCTTGACTTCCTCGATCAGTTGGGTGATCGGGATGTCGCGCGGGCAGGCTTCGGTGCAGTTGTAGGCGGTGCGGCAGCGCCACACACCGGTGTTCTGGTTCATGATGTTCAGGCGCTGGTGGGTCGCCTGGTCGCGGCTGTCGAAGATGAAACGGTGCGCCTGCACGATGGCCGCCGGGCCGAGGTACGAGCCGTTGACCCAGAAGATCGGACAGGAGGTCGTGCAGGCCGCGCACAGGATGCAGTTGCTCGACTGCGCCATCCGCTCGGCGAGTTCGGGCGACTGGAGCCGCTCACCCGCGGGGGGCGGGCTCTCGTTGATGAAGTACGGCATGATCGCGCGGTAGGCGTCGAAGAAGGGCTCCATGTCGGTGAGGAGGTCCTTCTCGACCTTCAGCCCGCGGATGGGCTCGACCGTGAGCGTGCCGCCGTCTTTCACGAGGTCGCGCAAGAGCGTCTTGCAGGCGAGCTGGTTGCGCCCGTTGATCATCATCGCGTCGCTGCCGCAGATGCCGTGCATACACGAACGGCGGAAGGTGAGCGAGGGGTCCACGAACCACTTGACGTAGTTCAGCACGTCGAGCACGCGGTCGGCGGGCTGCGCCTCCACCGGGTAGGTTTCCCAGTGGGCCTTTTTGTCCTTTTCCGGGTTGAACCGCAGAATCTTGACCTTGATGTGCATCGTCGTCGCGTTCGACGAGGCGCCGCTGGTGGGGTAGTACTCGGGCATGTCTTTCCTTTGTCGGGGGCATGTGGCGTGTGGCTTGTCGCTTGTGGAAAAAGAAGGAGCCCTTCTCTACACGCTCCGGTCCACACGCCACGAGCCTTTTAGTACACGCGCGGCTTCGGCTCGAAGGCCCGGGTGTAGCCCTTGAGGGACACGGGCTTGTAGCCGATGATCACGCTGTCGGGATGGCTGAGGTCCTTGTAAGCCATGGTGTGCTTGAGCCAGTTGGCGTCGTCGCGCTCGGTGTAGTCCTCGCGGTCATGGGCGCCGCGCGACTCCTTGCGGTTGAGCGCGCTGGCGGTCGTCGCCTCGGCGCAGTCGAGCATGAAGCCGAGCTCCATCGCCTCGATCAGTTCGCTGTTGTAGCGGACGCTGGGGTCGGCGACCGAGACCCCGGCGTAGCGGGCCTTGAGCTCCTTGATGACCTCGACCTGCCGCTCCATGTCCGGGCCGTTGCGGAAGATGCCGACGTTGTTCATCATCGACTCCTGCAACTCCTTGCGGATCATGGCGGAGTTCTCCTTGCCCGAGGCGTTCTTCAACCTCTCCAGCGTCTCCAGCGTCTCGCGTTCGGGCTGCTCCGGCATCTCGGGGTACTCGACTTGCCGCGCGTACTGCGCCGCGTAGATGCCCGCGCGGCGCCCGAAGACGATCAGGTCGCCTAGCGAGTTCGTGCCCAGGCGGTTGGCCCCGTGCAGCGACACGCACGCCTGCTCGCCCGCCGCGTACAGCCCCTCCACCGAGGTGCCGTTGCCGTCGGCGAGGCACAGCCCGTTGATGTCGGTCGGGATACCGCCCATCGCGTAGTGCGCGGTCGGCTGGATGGGCACGAGGTCCTTGATGGGGTCGAGGCCCAGGTACGTCCGCGCGAGGTCGGTGATCTCCGCGAGCTTTTGCTCGATGGTCTCGCGCGGCAGGTGCGTCAGGTCGAGGTTGATCGCGTCCCGGTCGCGGCCCACGCCCCGGCCTTCCCGGATCTCGGTGATGATCGAGCGCGAGACGATATCGCGCGGCGCGAGGTCCTTGATCGTCGGCGCGTACCGCTCCATGAAGCGCTCGCCGCTCTCGTTGCGCAGGATGCCGCCCTCGCCGCGAATGCCCTCGGTCACCAGGATGCCCAGCTTGGCGAGGCCGGTGGGGTGGAACTGATAGAACTCCATGTCCTCCAGCGGCAGGCCCTTGCGGTAGTAGATGCTCATCAGGTCGCCGGTGAGCGTCAGGGCGTTGGAGGTGATCTTGTAGATGCGCCCGTAGCCGCCCGCCGCCAGGATCACGGCCTTCGCGTGGAAGGTGTGGATCTCACCGGTCGCGAGGTGGTAGGCCACCACGCCGCGGCAGCGCCCCTCCTCGATGATCAGGTCGGTGACGTGGAACTCGTTGTAGAAGTTGGTCCCGGCCTTCACGTTCTGCTGGTAGAGCGTTTGCAGAATCATGTGCCCGGTGCGGTCTTTGGCGTAGCAGCTCCGCTCGACCGCCGCCTTGCCGAACTCGCGGGTGTGGCCGCCGAACTTGCGCTGGGCGATCTTGCCCTCGTCGGTGCGCGAGAAGGGCAGGCCCATGTGCTCGAGTTCGTAGACGGCCTCGATCACGTCCTTGGCGAAAATTTCCGCCGCGTCCTGGTCGGTAAGGTAGTCACCGCCCTTGATCGTGTCGAACATGTGCCATTCCCAGTGGTCCTCGGCGACGTTGCCGAGTGCGGCGCCGACGCCGCCCTGCGCGGCCCCGGTGTGGGAACGGGTGGGGTAGAGCTTGGAGATGCAGGCGACGGACACGCCCCCCTTGGCGGCGTAGAGCGCGGCCATCAGCCCCGCTCCGCCCGCGCCGACCACCAGTACGTCGTAACGATGGTGCATGGACACTTCCTTTAGATGGAGAACAGACCAATCGAGCCGAGCGTGAAGATCACGCCGCTGATCGTGTAGAAGATCGTCTTGACCCACGCGCGGTTGGGGCGGCTTCTCACGTAGTCCTCGATGGAGTAGCGGGCGCCGTTCACCCCGTGCAGCAGCGACAGGGCCAGGATGGTCCAGTCGTAGAACTTCCAGGCGGGCTGCTGGAGCTTGTTCACCACCGCGATGTAGGTGGCGTCGGCCTCGCTGACCTGGATAAAGGTCATGTAGATGTGGCCCAGCACCAAGAAGACCAGGATCAGGCCGCTGATCCGCATGAAGATCCACCAGTTCAGCTCGGCGTTGGAGTGCGCCTGCTGCCGGGCGTCCGTGAAGGTGCGCGCGCGGATCACGCCTCACCCCCGAGCAGGCGGCCAATGACCACGAAGGACGTGTACGCGGTGGCGAGCAGCGTCAAGGCGATAACCCCCCAGAACATCTGCCGCTGATAGAGCACGCCCATACCGGTAAAGTCCATCACGATGATGCGCAGGCCATTGAGGGAGTGGTACACCACCCCCGCCGTGACCGCGATGAGGCCCAGGCTGAAGATCGGCAACTCGTAGGTGTGGTGCACCGCCATATAGGCCTGCTCGCCGAACATGAACAGGCTGATGCTGATGACGTGAACGAGCAGGTAGGCCAGGATCGCCAGCCCGGACAGGCGGTGAAGCACCCACGCCCACTGCCCCTCTCTTCCTCGGTACATTCCTCTTCCTCCTCTTGCTCCCCCGCGCCCGCCGACCCCCGCCGCTTTTTCCGGTGAGGGTCGGCGGGCGCCAAACCGCTTGCTTGCCGTGTGGGTGAAGCTTCACGCCACCTGTTCAGACGCTCCCCAGGATACCACCCCGGCCCACTTCCCTTGCGGCGGGCATTCCACTCGGATGGACGCGCCGTGTCACTTCGTGAGTGAAGTTCCAATAAAGGCGGAGCCCGCCTCACAGTGTGGGACGTTCGCCCCGCGGCGCGGGCAGGGGCGGCCCTCTTCACCGCCGCGCCGCCATTCGCGCTAGGGTGCGGGCATGACGCAGAGCGGTGCGCCCACCCCGCCCCCCCCTCCCCCCAACGAGGCCGAGTACGCCCGCAAACTCGCCCTCGCTATCCTGGGCACCCTGCAATCGAAGGGGCTGCTGAGCGCCGCCGAGGTGGACTCCATCCTCATCGCCGCCCGCCGGGCCGCCCAGGGCCAGGGCCTCCCCGCCCCGGCGTCACCCGCCCAGGCCCCCGAGTCCCGCCCGGCGCCCACTCCCTTTCAGGTCACGGTGCAGCCCGCCCCGCCGCCGGGCAACCTCACGTGGCGCACCACGCCCCCGCCCGAGAGGTCGGACAAGGAAGTGGAGAAAGAGAAGACGGACGGGGAGGCCCCACCCGTCATCGACATGCAACTCGACTGACCGTCAGCCTTCCCGGGCCTGCGTTCTAGCCGTCAGTTCCGGCGCGCCTGTGCCCGGCCCGGCCAGTTGGCGAGGGCCGCCCCCGCGAGGATGACGAGGGCCCCCAGCCACACCGCGGCGGGCAGGCGTTCGTGCAGCACGGCGGCGCTGAGGACGAGCGCCACGGCGGGGGCGAGGGTGTTCCACACGCTCGTGCGGGCCGCCCCGAGCACCCGCGCCCCGTTGGCCCAGGCGACGTAGGCGACCACGTTCGCCCCCAGGGCGCTGAGCGCCACCCCCCCCCACGCCAGCGGGGACACGCCGACCGGCGCCGGGACGTGCGGCAGCGCCCACGCCACGTACGGCAAGCACCCCAGCGCGAGGCTGAAGGCCACGAAGGGCAGCGCCCCCAGCCGCTCGGTGAGGGGTCTGTTCCAGAGGGTGTAGAGCGCCCACGCCGCCGCCGCCCCCAGGACCCACGCGAGGCCGCCCGGCGTGACCGCCGCCCCCGGTTGCAGCGTCACGGCGAGGAGCCCCACGAGCCCCAGGGAGGCGAGCGCGGCCCCCGCTCCCTGCCGCCACCCCACCCGCTGGCCGAGCAGCAGCCCCAGCGGCAGGACGAGCACGGGCACGACGCCGCTCACCAGCCCCGCCACCCCCGCCGGATTCGCGTGGATGCCCGTCAGAAAAAAGGCCTGGAACACCGAGTTCCCCAGCAGGCCCACGAGCGCCACCTGTCCCCAGGTGCGGGCGTCCCAGCGCGGCCAGCCGTGCGAGCGGACCGCGAGCGTGACCAGCACCCCCCCCGCGATCAGGAAGCGCCCCAGGTTGATCGTCTCGGCGTTGAGATGGCGCAGGAGCAGCTTGAGGAGCACGACGTTCGACCCCCACAAGACCACGGTCAGGAGCACGCCCGCGAGCGCCAGCCCCGTTCGCGGCGGGGCGGCCCGGGCCAGGGGCGGGGTGAGCGGCTCGGAGGTCACGCGACCGAGCATACGCCGCCGGGGTCTCCGGGGGTCCGGGCGGACGGGACGCCGGAGCACGGCGGGGGGGGCGCAGGCTCCGGCGCCCACGCCCCCCCACCTTTCCCGCCTCAGAACTCGACGGTCTCGTTCGTCCCCAGGTCGGTCGCGGCCTTGCCCGTGACGGCGGCGCGCGCCTGCGCGAAGAGGTTTTTGATCTTGCCGTCGCTGCCCCAGTACTCGCCGCCCTGCGCCTCGATCTTCACGAGCTGGAGGCTGGGGTCGTCGATCCCGCCCGGGAAGTAGGCCTGGTAGGCGTCGCTCCAGAGTTCTTCGAGCTTGGCGCGGTCCTCCACGAGCTGCGCCGCCCCGCTGATGCTGACGTAGGCGCCCTTGCCGTGGTCGACGTAGGCGACGCCCACCTGCGGGCGCGCCGCCATGCACCGCACCTGCTTGGTGTCCTTGCCGCCCAGGAACCACACGTCCCCGTCGAACTCCGCCTGCCGGGTCGTCATGGGGTGGGCCTGGAGGTGCCCCTCGTCGGTCACCACCGTGAGGATGGCGATGGGCACGTTCTTCATGACCTCGGTCATGGCCTGGATCGTCTCTTCGCGGCTGAGATGGCTTTGCTCGGGCGTGTTGACCTGACTCATGGGCCGAGCTTG
This genomic interval from Deinococcus planocerae contains the following:
- a CDS encoding cyclin-dependent kinase inhibitor 3 family protein, translated to MESKRGEGPPLSLGPPNLDRSRKESRVTSETYPIRVDWVETGLWPGRLGLTFAPGKKGASVLQAGVIHDRDLGADLGGLAREGVQIIAPLIEDHEFELLGISEYHRLVEEHGLTVLACPIRDRDVPGDLGGFGAFLDELMDALLDGRRVVVHCRGGLGRAGLTAACLLVQAGMPPEQAIERVRAARPGAIETEAQAGFVYDFARR
- a CDS encoding succinate dehydrogenase iron-sulfur subunit encodes the protein MPEYYPTSGASSNATTMHIKVKILRFNPEKDKKAHWETYPVEAQPADRVLDVLNYVKWFVDPSLTFRRSCMHGICGSDAMMINGRNQLACKTLLRDLVKDGGTLTVEPIRGLKVEKDLLTDMEPFFDAYRAIMPYFINESPPPAGERLQSPELAERMAQSSNCILCAACTTSCPIFWVNGSYLGPAAIVQAHRFIFDSRDQATHQRLNIMNQNTGVWRCRTAYNCTEACPRDIPITQLIEEVKRAVLYQQS
- a CDS encoding DMT family transporter, giving the protein MTSEPLTPPLARAAPPRTGLALAGVLLTVVLWGSNVVLLKLLLRHLNAETINLGRFLIAGGVLVTLAVRSHGWPRWDARTWGQVALVGLLGNSVFQAFFLTGIHANPAGVAGLVSGVVPVLVLPLGLLLGQRVGWRQGAGAALASLGLVGLLAVTLQPGAAVTPGGLAWVLGAAAAWALYTLWNRPLTERLGALPFVAFSLALGCLPYVAWALPHVPAPVGVSPLAWGGVALSALGANVVAYVAWANGARVLGAARTSVWNTLAPAVALVLSAAVLHERLPAAVWLGALVILAGAALANWPGRAQARRN
- a CDS encoding pyridoxamine 5'-phosphate oxidase family protein, which produces MSQVNTPEQSHLSREETIQAMTEVMKNVPIAILTVVTDEGHLQAHPMTTRQAEFDGDVWFLGGKDTKQVRCMAARPQVGVAYVDHGKGAYVSISGAAQLVEDRAKLEELWSDAYQAYFPGGIDDPSLQLVKIEAQGGEYWGSDGKIKNLFAQARAAVTGKAATDLGTNETVEF
- a CDS encoding DUF2243 domain-containing protein: MSVLGARGHVGEQAAQQRRWMAGGVLLGLGLGGFFDGIVLHQLLQWHHMVSEPYPPNTVQNLRINTLGDGLFHSLNWVFTVVGTFLLWSGLRASRATWRTSAFLGTLLFGWGVFNVVEGLIDHQILGIHHVRPGPSWLAYDLGYLAWGAVMALLGWRLMRAAR
- a CDS encoding succinate dehydrogenase hydrophobic membrane anchor subunit: MIRARTFTDARQQAHSNAELNWWIFMRISGLILVFLVLGHIYMTFIQVSEADATYIAVVNKLQQPAWKFYDWTILALSLLHGVNGARYSIEDYVRSRPNRAWVKTIFYTISGVIFTLGSIGLFSI
- the hemB gene encoding porphobilinogen synthase, with the translated sequence MLDRPRRLRRTAGLRALTREVTLSPQHFIHPIFVHEADTEDPIATMPGVSRHSVPGAVEQARMARDLGIPSVILFGIPDHKDPEGSQAYAEGGVIQRAAAAIKSALPEMVVVADTCLCEYTDHGHCGPLCQTGDGEWTVDNDAALGLLARTAVSQARAGADIVAPSAMMDGQVGAIRSALDEAGFSHVPVMAYAVKYASAYYGPFRDAAGSTPSFGNRASYQMDPAGGEREALREARLDAEQGADFLMVKPALAYLDMVRLLRDTFDLPLVVYNVSGEYALMKAAAQAGYMDERRTVLETLTGMRRAGADAIITYHALDAARWLRGE
- the sdhC gene encoding succinate dehydrogenase, cytochrome b556 subunit, which encodes MYRGREGQWAWVLHRLSGLAILAYLLVHVISISLFMFGEQAYMAVHHTYELPIFSLGLIAVTAGVVYHSLNGLRIIVMDFTGMGVLYQRQMFWGVIALTLLATAYTSFVVIGRLLGGEA
- the sdhA gene encoding succinate dehydrogenase flavoprotein subunit, whose translation is MHHRYDVLVVGAGGAGLMAALYAAKGGVSVACISKLYPTRSHTGAAQGGVGAALGNVAEDHWEWHMFDTIKGGDYLTDQDAAEIFAKDVIEAVYELEHMGLPFSRTDEGKIAQRKFGGHTREFGKAAVERSCYAKDRTGHMILQTLYQQNVKAGTNFYNEFHVTDLIIEEGRCRGVVAYHLATGEIHTFHAKAVILAAGGYGRIYKITSNALTLTGDLMSIYYRKGLPLEDMEFYQFHPTGLAKLGILVTEGIRGEGGILRNESGERFMERYAPTIKDLAPRDIVSRSIITEIREGRGVGRDRDAINLDLTHLPRETIEQKLAEITDLARTYLGLDPIKDLVPIQPTAHYAMGGIPTDINGLCLADGNGTSVEGLYAAGEQACVSLHGANRLGTNSLGDLIVFGRRAGIYAAQYARQVEYPEMPEQPERETLETLERLKNASGKENSAMIRKELQESMMNNVGIFRNGPDMERQVEVIKELKARYAGVSVADPSVRYNSELIEAMELGFMLDCAEATTASALNRKESRGAHDREDYTERDDANWLKHTMAYKDLSHPDSVIIGYKPVSLKGYTRAFEPKPRVY